In one window of Synechococcus sp. M16CYN DNA:
- a CDS encoding glycosyl transferase, giving the protein MANTRNNELGLAVVLVSNAPGELTTWVRPLAKRLHSLQQFRPQAVSSLASLRLALVPCPNATGHEHAVAQSWQLFDRIVPACSFWSLLLRPSLFGPWPHQGIVVFLGGDQFWTVLLSARLGYRHITYAEWIARWPQWNDRIAAMSETVRSRLPIRYRARCRVVGDLMADLSSFARCDAPLEEGQWVALLPGSKPAKLSVGMPFFLETADHIARERPECRFLLPLAPTTSVKELLWFASRANPIARRYRSTVVDINNDVLITKAGTHIELFRQHPAHGPLSQCTLALTTVGANTAEIGALAVPMIVIVPTQHLDVMQAWDGGLGLLARLPGLRRLISILLIFRRVSNGGYFAWPNITAGRKVVPERIGEIMPRQIATEAIEWLASPDRLEGQRQDLRSLRGKPGAIAALAAEVCDLIP; this is encoded by the coding sequence TTGGCCAATACCCGAAATAACGAACTAGGACTTGCTGTTGTCCTTGTCTCCAATGCCCCAGGTGAACTGACCACTTGGGTACGTCCTCTAGCTAAACGTCTCCACAGTCTTCAGCAATTCCGACCGCAAGCCGTCAGCTCATTGGCCAGTCTGCGATTGGCACTGGTACCGTGTCCCAATGCCACGGGGCATGAGCATGCAGTGGCTCAGTCCTGGCAGCTATTTGATCGCATAGTTCCGGCTTGTTCATTTTGGTCATTGCTGCTGCGCCCTAGTCTTTTCGGACCCTGGCCCCATCAAGGAATCGTAGTGTTTCTCGGTGGTGATCAATTCTGGACAGTACTGCTGTCCGCTCGTCTTGGTTATCGTCATATCACCTATGCGGAATGGATTGCGCGTTGGCCGCAGTGGAATGACCGCATAGCAGCAATGTCAGAGACAGTGCGGAGTCGATTGCCGATTCGCTATCGAGCTCGTTGTCGGGTTGTCGGCGATCTGATGGCTGATCTCTCATCTTTCGCCCGTTGTGATGCTCCTCTGGAGGAGGGCCAGTGGGTGGCGTTATTGCCAGGGTCTAAACCGGCCAAATTGAGTGTCGGAATGCCGTTTTTCCTAGAGACCGCAGATCACATCGCTCGTGAACGCCCCGAGTGTCGTTTCCTGTTGCCACTGGCACCCACCACAAGTGTCAAGGAGCTGCTGTGGTTTGCCAGTCGGGCAAATCCAATTGCACGCCGGTACAGATCCACTGTCGTTGATATTAATAACGATGTCTTGATCACAAAAGCTGGGACGCACATTGAACTATTCCGGCAGCATCCAGCCCATGGTCCATTAAGTCAGTGCACTTTGGCGCTCACAACCGTAGGAGCGAACACTGCTGAGATCGGAGCTTTAGCAGTACCTATGATAGTGATAGTGCCGACGCAGCATTTGGATGTGATGCAGGCCTGGGATGGAGGTCTTGGGTTATTGGCCCGCCTTCCAGGTTTGCGTAGATTGATCAGCATTTTGTTAATATTTCGAAGGGTGAGCAATGGTGGATACTTTGCTTGGCCCAATATCACTGCGGGCCGCAAGGTCGTGCCTGAGAGGATTGGTGAAATTATGCCCCGACAGATAGCAACTGAAGCGATCGAATGGTTGGCTTCCCCAGATCGCTTGGAAGGGCAACGGCAGGACCTGCGATCCTTGCGCGGGAAGCCAGGTGCTATAGCGGCCTTAGCAGCTGAGGTGTGTGACCTCATCCCTTGA
- the accC gene encoding acetyl-CoA carboxylase biotin carboxylase subunit: MSIGKVLIANRGEIALRILRSCRELGIATVAVYSSVDKDALHVQLADEAVCVGEAQSNKSYLNVPNILAAATSRGVGAIHPGYGFLAENDKFAEMCNEHGLMFVGPSPHAIRSMGDKSTAKTTMQSVGVPTVPGSEGLLSSFQDAAQLAAEMGYPVMIKATAGGGGRGMRLVPGPDQIENLYKAARGEAEAAFGNPGLYMEKFIDRPRHVEVQVLADRYGNVIHLGERDCSVQRRHQKLLEEAPSSALNPELRRKMGEAAIAAARSIKYEGAGTVEFLLDRSGGFYFMEMNTRVQVEHPVTEMVTGVDIIAEQLRIAGGEPISISQEDIQLNGHAIECRINAEDARHNFRPAPGRITGWLPPGGPGVRVDSHVYTGYDIPPFYDSLIGKVIVWGKNRQHAVTRMKRALNECAVTGIPTTIEFHLEMLDRPEFIDGDIHTKFVEQEMLP; encoded by the coding sequence ATGTCTATCGGCAAAGTGCTGATCGCCAACCGCGGCGAAATCGCTCTTAGAATTCTGCGGAGTTGTAGAGAGCTCGGTATCGCCACAGTTGCTGTTTACAGCTCTGTAGATAAGGATGCCTTACATGTTCAGTTGGCCGACGAAGCAGTTTGCGTGGGTGAAGCTCAGAGTAATAAGAGCTATCTTAATGTTCCCAATATTCTTGCAGCAGCTACTTCACGCGGCGTGGGCGCCATCCATCCAGGTTATGGCTTCCTGGCCGAAAACGACAAGTTTGCCGAGATGTGCAATGAGCATGGGTTGATGTTTGTCGGACCGTCTCCCCATGCGATTCGCTCCATGGGTGACAAGTCAACCGCTAAAACGACGATGCAATCTGTCGGCGTCCCCACGGTTCCTGGTAGTGAAGGCTTGCTGTCCAGTTTCCAAGACGCTGCCCAGTTGGCGGCTGAGATGGGTTATCCCGTAATGATTAAAGCCACGGCCGGTGGGGGTGGACGCGGCATGCGTCTCGTGCCCGGGCCAGATCAAATCGAAAACCTTTACAAGGCTGCCCGAGGAGAAGCTGAAGCCGCGTTTGGCAATCCCGGACTGTATATGGAAAAATTTATCGACCGTCCGCGACACGTCGAAGTTCAGGTACTGGCTGATCGTTACGGTAACGTCATTCACCTCGGAGAACGGGACTGCTCCGTTCAGCGTCGCCACCAAAAACTACTCGAGGAAGCCCCGAGCTCTGCTCTCAATCCTGAGCTAAGGCGAAAGATGGGTGAAGCAGCTATCGCTGCCGCTCGTAGCATCAAATACGAAGGTGCCGGCACTGTTGAGTTTCTTTTGGATCGCAGTGGCGGCTTCTATTTCATGGAGATGAATACTCGCGTTCAGGTGGAGCATCCTGTCACGGAAATGGTTACTGGTGTAGACATAATCGCCGAACAGTTGCGCATTGCCGGAGGTGAACCCATCAGCATCAGCCAAGAAGATATTCAGCTCAACGGTCATGCAATCGAATGCAGAATCAATGCAGAGGACGCCCGCCACAATTTTCGGCCAGCCCCCGGGCGAATCACTGGATGGCTTCCCCCTGGAGGCCCTGGCGTCCGCGTTGATAGCCACGTATACACCGGTTACGACATTCCTCCGTTCTACGACTCTCTCATTGGCAAAGTCATAGTCTGGGGCAAGAACCGACAGCATGCAGTGACTCGCATGAAGCGCGCCCTTAACGAGTGCGCAGTCACCGGAATTCCTACCACCATCGAGTTTCACCTGGAGATGCTTGACAGGCCAGAGTTTATCGACGGCGATATTCACACCAAGTTT